In the Coriobacteriia bacterium genome, one interval contains:
- a CDS encoding DNA topoisomerase: MELIITEKNIAAQQISRLLAQGGKPETDKVYNTPVYRFNRDGHECVAIGLKGHILGLDFPQELIYKKKTGWVGLEEDGEVIDAPDVPKELPTPPWKSKRRPYIPEGINLKGWKIPSLPYLTYAPIVKLPAEKDIIRSLKNLAKKADEIVIATDFDREGELIGLDAISVVREVNETAPITRSRYSAFVKKEIEEAFSPAKLTMLDYDLAHAGETRQYIDLIWGAVLTRYLTCVKYSGIGNTRSAGRVQTPTLALVVEREKERDAFIPEDYWVITGNAAPKGDHDEAFTATHATARFKDKDEADAVMARIAGASEATVGTIEKKRRKSNPPAPFNTTSLMAAASSIGIKPARTMRIAESLYMNGYTSYPRVDNTVYPDNLDLREVLGILAKVPDFREGAEELLAKNKLTATRGKQETTDHPPIYPTGAADPDKLRPEEWKLYSLICRRFMATLSEAAVLESTKVTLDVAGEAFTARGDVLVEPGYRSVYPYGLKKDEQMPPLTEGQTLDFWDADCAHRQTEPPARFSSGKLVQEMEAKGLGTKATRHDMIERLYSRHYIVNDPIEPTQLGIAIIDALEKFAEPITTPNRTAELEGEMTQVADGKRQRDEVVLHSRELLGGIIEALIPEKDAIADMISDAVTADSRVGACPKCGGDLCVKTSAKTRASFVGCNNWPDCDVTYPLPQGRYEALEEPCPTCGGPQIKVTPFRQKAYNHCLDPECPTNKMEEIVVGTCEVCKEAGREGKLIAQKNPRTLKRFIRCENFEQCDVSYPLPQRGDITATGEVCDECGAPEVIVSTARGPWRICVNMNCPKREKEKAEKAKKSSGGAKKKSTAKKKTAAKK; this comes from the coding sequence ATGGAACTAATCATTACCGAGAAGAACATCGCGGCCCAGCAGATCTCTCGCCTTCTTGCCCAAGGTGGCAAGCCCGAGACGGACAAGGTCTACAACACCCCCGTGTACCGCTTCAATCGCGACGGCCACGAATGCGTCGCCATCGGTCTCAAGGGCCACATCCTCGGTCTCGACTTCCCGCAGGAGCTCATCTACAAGAAGAAGACCGGCTGGGTTGGTCTCGAAGAGGACGGCGAGGTCATCGATGCGCCGGACGTCCCCAAGGAGCTCCCCACCCCACCATGGAAGTCCAAGCGCCGTCCGTACATTCCCGAGGGCATCAACCTCAAGGGCTGGAAGATTCCGTCGCTGCCCTACCTCACCTACGCGCCCATCGTGAAGCTTCCCGCCGAGAAGGACATCATTCGCTCGCTCAAGAACCTTGCCAAGAAGGCGGACGAGATCGTCATCGCCACCGACTTCGACCGCGAGGGCGAGCTCATCGGACTGGATGCCATCTCGGTCGTGCGCGAGGTGAACGAGACCGCTCCCATCACGCGCTCTCGTTACTCGGCCTTCGTGAAGAAGGAGATCGAGGAGGCGTTCTCTCCCGCCAAGCTCACGATGCTCGATTACGACCTTGCGCATGCGGGCGAGACGCGCCAGTACATCGACCTCATCTGGGGCGCCGTGCTCACGCGTTACCTCACTTGCGTGAAGTACAGCGGCATCGGCAACACGCGCTCTGCCGGCCGCGTGCAGACCCCGACGCTTGCCCTCGTGGTCGAGCGCGAGAAGGAGCGCGATGCCTTCATCCCCGAGGACTATTGGGTCATCACCGGCAACGCCGCCCCCAAGGGCGATCACGACGAGGCCTTTACCGCGACGCATGCCACTGCGCGCTTCAAGGACAAGGACGAGGCAGATGCCGTCATGGCCCGCATTGCAGGCGCAAGCGAGGCGACCGTCGGCACCATCGAGAAGAAGCGCCGCAAGTCCAATCCGCCGGCTCCGTTCAACACCACGTCGCTCATGGCGGCGGCAAGTTCCATTGGCATCAAGCCGGCGCGCACCATGCGCATCGCCGAGTCGCTCTACATGAACGGCTATACCTCGTATCCCCGCGTCGACAACACGGTCTACCCCGACAATCTCGACCTGCGCGAGGTCCTCGGCATTCTCGCCAAGGTTCCCGATTTCCGCGAAGGCGCCGAGGAGCTGCTCGCCAAGAACAAGCTCACGGCAACGCGCGGCAAGCAGGAGACGACCGACCACCCGCCCATCTACCCCACGGGCGCGGCCGATCCCGACAAGCTTCGCCCCGAGGAGTGGAAGCTCTACAGCCTCATCTGCCGCCGTTTCATGGCGACGCTGTCCGAGGCCGCCGTCCTCGAGTCCACCAAGGTCACGCTTGACGTCGCAGGCGAGGCATTCACCGCCCGCGGTGACGTGCTCGTCGAACCGGGCTATCGCAGCGTGTATCCGTACGGCCTCAAGAAGGACGAGCAGATGCCCCCGCTCACCGAAGGGCAGACGCTCGACTTCTGGGATGCCGACTGCGCCCACAGGCAGACCGAGCCGCCCGCGCGCTTCTCGTCGGGTAAGCTCGTCCAGGAGATGGAGGCCAAGGGTCTGGGCACCAAGGCCACGCGCCACGACATGATCGAGCGCCTCTATAGCCGCCATTACATCGTGAACGATCCCATCGAGCCCACCCAGCTCGGCATCGCCATCATCGATGCACTCGAGAAGTTCGCCGAGCCCATCACCACGCCCAACAGGACTGCTGAGCTCGAAGGCGAGATGACACAGGTTGCCGATGGCAAGCGCCAGCGCGACGAGGTCGTGCTGCACTCGCGCGAGCTGCTCGGCGGCATCATCGAGGCCCTCATCCCCGAGAAGGACGCCATCGCGGACATGATCAGCGACGCTGTCACGGCCGACAGCCGCGTCGGCGCGTGCCCCAAGTGCGGTGGCGACCTCTGCGTGAAGACGTCGGCCAAGACCCGTGCGAGCTTCGTCGGTTGCAACAACTGGCCCGATTGCGACGTGACCTACCCGCTTCCCCAGGGCCGCTACGAGGCGCTCGAGGAGCCGTGCCCCACGTGCGGAGGTCCGCAGATCAAGGTCACGCCCTTCAGGCAGAAGGCGTATAACCACTGCCTCGATCCCGAGTGTCCCACCAACAAGATGGAAGAGATCGTCGTGGGCACCTGCGAGGTCTGCAAGGAGGCGGGTCGCGAGGGCAAGCTCATCGCGCAGAAGAACCCGCGCACGCTCAAGCGTTTCATCCGCTGCGAGAATTTCGAGCAATGCGACGTGAGCTATCCGCTGCCCCAGCGCGGCGACATCACCGCGACGGGCGAGGTGTGTGACGAGTGCGGTGCCCCCGAGGTCATCGTCTCGACGGCTCGTGGCCCGTGGCGCATCTGCGTGAACATGAACTGCCCCAAGCGCGAGAAGGAGAAAGCCGAGAAAGCCAAGAAGTCGAGCGGTGGGGCCAAGAAGAAGTCCACGGCAAAGAAAAAGACCGCGGCCAAGAAGTAG
- the tmk gene encoding dTMP kinase, with protein MNNNADSTGGIFLTLEGDDGVGKSTQADLLAKWLEDRGHTVLRVHEPGGTRLGEKIRALLLDKDDDAMVPLAELLLFEAARAQVMSEVIEPALAAGSIVVCDRFTDSTLAYQGYGRELGAELVRSTNDLACGGHYSDRTLLLSLDPDVARNRVESRASGGATDRMESAGDAFRTRLRAGFEEIAAAEPERVHVIDANGSVEQVHGRICDDIADLLGTIGAGAEGRS; from the coding sequence ATGAATAACAACGCAGATAGCACCGGGGGCATTTTCCTCACGCTCGAAGGCGACGATGGCGTCGGCAAGTCGACCCAGGCTGACCTTCTCGCCAAATGGCTCGAGGATCGGGGTCACACGGTCCTGCGCGTGCATGAACCAGGCGGTACGCGCCTGGGCGAGAAGATCCGCGCGCTCCTTCTCGACAAGGACGACGACGCGATGGTGCCGCTTGCCGAGCTCCTGCTCTTCGAGGCGGCTCGCGCCCAGGTGATGAGCGAGGTCATCGAGCCGGCACTTGCCGCGGGCAGCATCGTCGTCTGCGATCGTTTCACCGACTCCACGCTCGCCTACCAGGGTTACGGCCGCGAGCTCGGTGCCGAGCTCGTGCGCTCGACCAACGATCTCGCCTGCGGTGGCCATTACTCGGATCGTACGCTGTTGCTCTCGCTTGACCCCGATGTCGCCCGCAATCGTGTGGAGAGCCGCGCGAGCGGCGGTGCGACAGACCGCATGGAGTCTGCGGGCGATGCCTTTCGCACGCGCCTGCGCGCGGGCTTCGAGGAGATAGCCGCCGCCGAGCCCGAGCGTGTGCACGTCATCGATGCCAACGGCAGCGTCGAGCAGGTGCATGGGCGCATATGCGATGACATCGCCGATTTGCTTGGCACGATAGGGGCTGGGGCGGAGGGGCGCTCATGA
- a CDS encoding nicotinate phosphoribosyltransferase, which produces MARNMTLLTDLYEITMAQGYWSQGKLDTEACFYSFYRDNPFGGGYGIFCGANQIAELIDGFGFTDDDIEYLATLTTASSTPLFNPAFLDWLRDLELSVDICTVPEGSPVFPREPLVRVMGPLLQCQLLEPAILNGVNFQTLIATKAARICRAAEGRPVSEFGLRRAQGPDGAMSSSRAAYVGGCASVANVLAGKCYDIPVSGTHAHSWVMSFPDELSAFRAYAAEMPDNCTLLVDTYDVEQGVRNAIIVARELERDGHKLQAIRIDSGDLAWLSKMARSMLDMAGLFDVGIVLSNDLDEYTIMSLNDQKAQYTALGVGTHLAAAYGQPALGGVYKLSAIREPGQEEWTPRLKISEQLYKRTIPGVLDVRRYFDADGHLAGDLIIDVHDELPAEAVMVDPLDATRRKKVEGRFETLLKPLVKDGRVEDVDLSARSAQARCADQLALLDDSIKRFMNPHEYPCGIERGLFDRRNEMVIATGKNSSLYD; this is translated from the coding sequence ATGGCACGCAACATGACGCTGTTGACCGATCTCTATGAGATCACGATGGCTCAAGGATATTGGTCGCAGGGCAAGCTCGATACCGAGGCGTGCTTCTACTCGTTCTATCGCGATAATCCCTTTGGGGGCGGTTACGGCATCTTCTGCGGTGCCAACCAGATTGCCGAGCTCATCGACGGTTTCGGTTTTACCGATGACGACATCGAATATCTCGCGACGCTCACCACCGCATCCTCGACCCCGCTCTTCAATCCGGCGTTTCTCGACTGGCTGCGTGACCTCGAGCTGTCTGTCGATATCTGCACCGTTCCCGAAGGCTCACCCGTCTTTCCGCGCGAACCGCTCGTGCGCGTGATGGGGCCGCTGCTGCAATGCCAGCTTTTGGAGCCGGCCATCCTCAATGGCGTCAACTTCCAGACGCTCATTGCCACCAAGGCCGCACGCATCTGTCGGGCAGCCGAGGGACGTCCCGTTTCCGAGTTTGGCCTACGTCGCGCACAGGGCCCCGATGGTGCCATGTCCTCGTCGCGCGCCGCCTATGTGGGCGGATGCGCATCTGTCGCCAACGTGCTCGCGGGCAAGTGCTACGACATTCCCGTAAGCGGCACGCATGCACATTCGTGGGTCATGTCGTTTCCCGACGAGCTATCTGCTTTCAGGGCATATGCGGCTGAAATGCCCGATAACTGCACGCTCCTCGTAGACACCTATGACGTGGAGCAGGGCGTGCGCAATGCCATAATTGTCGCTCGTGAGCTCGAGCGCGATGGGCATAAACTCCAGGCCATCCGCATTGACTCGGGTGACTTGGCGTGGCTCTCCAAGATGGCCCGCTCCATGCTCGACATGGCCGGACTCTTCGATGTGGGCATCGTGCTTTCCAACGACCTCGACGAGTACACGATCATGTCGCTTAACGACCAAAAAGCCCAATACACGGCCTTGGGTGTGGGCACGCACCTCGCCGCCGCCTATGGGCAACCCGCCCTCGGAGGCGTCTACAAGCTTTCGGCCATACGCGAGCCGGGGCAGGAGGAGTGGACGCCGCGTCTCAAGATTTCCGAGCAGCTCTACAAGCGCACCATTCCCGGCGTGCTTGACGTGCGTCGTTATTTCGATGCGGATGGTCACTTGGCCGGTGATCTCATCATTGACGTGCACGACGAGCTACCCGCAGAAGCCGTCATGGTAGATCCGCTCGACGCGACGCGTCGCAAGAAGGTGGAGGGGCGCTTTGAGACGCTGCTCAAGCCGCTCGTCAAGGACGGCCGAGTCGAAGACGTCGATCTGTCGGCACGAAGCGCGCAGGCGCGATGTGCCGACCAGCTCGCGTTGCTGGACGATTCGATCAAACGCTTCATGAATCCGCACGAGTATCCGTGTGGCATCGAGCGCGGGCTTTTTGATCGTCGCAACGAGATGGTCATTGCCACGGGGAAGAACAGTTCGCTCTATGATTAG
- a CDS encoding DegV family protein: MPEDKIQCRLVLDSCCDLPAEIIDSAKVDLLEFPFNMNDGEHFDDMWKSMTAKEFYDRMRKGEVSGTAQVPVSEITERFEAYAKDGMPTVYLGFSSALSGTFGLVEQVVGDIREQYPDFEIYVIDTKLASIAEGLLAYEAINQRNRGLSAKQLAAWAEEARWFVNCLFTVDELEYLRRGGRIPAAAATIGAKLNIKPLLAFDLDGALSLVGVARGRKKSLKSLVKCYDENHADDHGSNGVVLTASADAEGDVKWVEEHLNRPEGAIPAIRSQIGPVIGSHVGPGMVAVVFWGDDRREKISIADRIANKINSGE; this comes from the coding sequence ATGCCAGAAGATAAGATTCAGTGCCGTTTGGTTCTCGATTCGTGCTGCGATCTTCCCGCCGAGATTATCGACAGCGCCAAGGTCGATCTCCTCGAGTTTCCGTTCAACATGAACGATGGCGAGCACTTCGACGATATGTGGAAGAGCATGACCGCCAAGGAGTTCTACGACCGCATGCGCAAGGGCGAGGTCTCGGGAACGGCGCAGGTTCCCGTCTCCGAAATCACCGAGCGTTTCGAAGCCTATGCCAAGGATGGCATGCCGACGGTGTACCTCGGCTTTAGCTCCGCGCTTTCCGGTACCTTTGGGCTTGTCGAGCAGGTTGTCGGCGACATCAGGGAGCAATATCCCGATTTCGAGATATACGTGATCGATACCAAGCTCGCGTCGATTGCCGAAGGCCTGCTTGCCTACGAGGCAATCAACCAGCGCAATCGTGGCCTTTCGGCCAAGCAGCTCGCAGCATGGGCCGAGGAGGCGCGCTGGTTCGTGAACTGCCTGTTCACGGTCGATGAGCTCGAGTACCTGCGTCGAGGCGGTCGCATTCCGGCAGCGGCAGCCACCATCGGTGCCAAGCTCAACATCAAGCCGCTGCTCGCGTTCGATCTCGACGGTGCTCTCTCTCTTGTCGGCGTCGCCCGTGGCCGCAAGAAGTCGCTCAAATCACTGGTCAAGTGCTATGACGAAAACCACGCCGATGACCATGGGTCCAACGGCGTCGTGCTCACGGCCTCGGCAGATGCGGAAGGCGACGTCAAGTGGGTCGAGGAACATCTCAATCGCCCCGAGGGCGCCATCCCCGCCATCCGCAGTCAGATCGGCCCCGTCATCGGTTCGCACGTCGGTCCGGGTATGGTCGCCGTCGTGTTCTGGGGCGATGACCGCCGCGAGAAGATTTCTATTGCCGATCGCATTGCCAACAAGATAAACAGTGGGGAGTAA